Within Kineothrix sp. MB12-C1, the genomic segment CTCATTCCATCGGTTTACCATTTCTATTCCCATGGAATGAGAACCCCCTATTACTTTACCGGCTCTATTGTTATCACTATCTTACATAAAATTGGGGGTCTTCTTTATGAAACCACTTTCCTCACATAAAATTACACTTATCCGGTCCGGTTCCAGGGCCGATTTATTTTTGACAAGACAACTGAGCAGTGAGCAATTTTCTTATTCAGATATATTTTCCATGCTGCTACCATTGATTTTAGATCAATTCTTTATTAACATTATCGGCCTTCTTACGACTGCGATGATCAGTTCCTCCAGCCAGGAATCGGTATCCGCAGTCAGCCTCGTTTCCCCTTTATACATGATGATTTATTCCATCTTCAACGCTATCGCCGCCGGCGGTACCGTCGTTGTCGCCCAATATAAAGGAAGAGGAGATCGGGAGAAAATACGGGCTTCTGCCGGCCAGGTTATGTTCGCAACCTCCCTGGCTGCTATTATCCTTTGCAGCATTTTAATGATCTTTGCCAATCCTTTGGTGTATACCCTATTTCATGCGGCGGATGCTATCGTGAAAGAGAAGGCGCGCGACTATCTTATCGGCGTATCCCTCTCTCTTATTTTTCACTCCTTTTATATGGGCTCCTTCGCAGTATTCCGTGGAATTGGCGAAACAAAGGTTTGCCTGCACCTTACAATGATCATCAACTTAATCCATCTGTTTGCCAGCCTTCTCTTCATTAATATTCTTCATATGGATATTGCGGGAACGGTGATATCCTTAATTATCGCCCGTATCATTGGCGGTATTATAGCCGTCTATTTAGTAATGCATAAAAAGAGCAGTCTCTCCATCCATGCGAGAGATATTTTCCGTATTGATTTCTCTATCCTGAAATCTGTTTTTAAGATAGGAATTCCTTTCGCCTTGGAACAGGTTTTCTTTAACGGCGGCGGTATGCTGGTACAGACCTATATTGTTCTTCTCGGCACCATCAGTGTAGCTGCTAATGCTATCGCAAGCTCCGCTTTTTCCATTTTATATGCCTGCGGCATGGCAGTAAGCACACTCTCCATCACGATTGTAGGCCAGTGCATCGGAGCCGGCGAGAAGAAGCTTGCCAGACGTTATGGCTCTAAGATGATATGGCTTGGCACCTTCGTCGTCCTTCTGTCGCTTGTGGTCTTCATGCCTCTTATGCCTCTTATTCTTAAGCTATATCAGGCACAGGCTAATACTCTTTC encodes:
- a CDS encoding MATE family efflux transporter encodes the protein MKPLSSHKITLIRSGSRADLFLTRQLSSEQFSYSDIFSMLLPLILDQFFINIIGLLTTAMISSSSQESVSAVSLVSPLYMMIYSIFNAIAAGGTVVVAQYKGRGDREKIRASAGQVMFATSLAAIILCSILMIFANPLVYTLFHAADAIVKEKARDYLIGVSLSLIFHSFYMGSFAVFRGIGETKVCLHLTMIINLIHLFASLLFINILHMDIAGTVISLIIARIIGGIIAVYLVMHKKSSLSIHARDIFRIDFSILKSVFKIGIPFALEQVFFNGGGMLVQTYIVLLGTISVAANAIASSAFSILYACGMAVSTLSITIVGQCIGAGEKKLARRYGSKMIWLGTFVVLLSLVVFMPLMPLILKLYQAQANTLSLIYQLLWIAAIPMTFFWSLSNIMPCVLRSAGDANFSSVSSLITMWAIRVGLGYLFAVPLGLGVQGVWICMGIEWAVRSVIFYLRFRSESWLTKKTID